One genomic segment of Hordeum vulgare subsp. vulgare chromosome 2H, MorexV3_pseudomolecules_assembly, whole genome shotgun sequence includes these proteins:
- the LOC123428377 gene encoding vacuolar protein sorting-associated protein 41 homolog translates to MSSAARRAHHPSLVNGDGEYGPEDEEEEDEEEGEPEEEPRLKYQRLGGSVPAILSTDAAAAIAVTDRAVLLGTHDGTLHILDFQGNQSKEIKAHTATVNDISFEDREYIGSCSDDGTVVISNLFTDDKLKFEYHRPMKAIALDPQYSRSNNRFATGGLAGQVLVLTKSRWVSGYNKKVLREGEGPIHSMKWRTDLLAWANDAGVKVHDMKTDRGIAFIEKPKGIPRPEVLLPHLVWQDDTVLVIGWGTSVKIAAIRTDLSQGLNGMQRSVSAASSEKYVDIVGSFQTGYHISGIAPFGDLLVMLAYIPEEDERDKKNNTSVSSRQGTAQRPEIHLVSWKNDVLTTDALPIHGYEHYKAKDYTLAHAPFSGSSNAGGQWAAGDEPLYYIVSPKDIVVAKPRDTEDHIAWLLQHGWHEKALAAVEAGQGRTELLDEVGTRYLDHLIIERKYAEAAQLCPKLLRGSPSAWERWVFHFAHLRQLPVLIPYIPIENPQLSDTAYEVALVALTTNGTFHELLLTTIKSWPPTLYSASPVISAIEPQLNSSSMTNSLKEALAELYVINGQYEKGLFLFAELLKPEVFEFIEKHNLHDAIHDKVVNLMLLDSKRAVHLLIQHRDIIPPYEVVEQLLHASKSCDKKYLLHQYLHALFEVDIHAGKDYHDMQVELYADYEPRMLLPFLRTSQHYRLDKAYEIFAQKEFVKEQVFVLGRMGNAKEALSTIINKLEDIQEAVEFVTEQHDDELWDELIRQCLQKPEMVGMLLEHTVGNLDPLYIVSLVPDGLEIPKLRDRLVKIVTDYRTETSLRHGCNDILKADCVNLLVKYYHEARRGVCMASMDEEAQVARVNEGSSRTGDRSSSLRNLEIKSRTRCGARCCLCFDPLSIQDMSFIVFYCCHAYHQSCLEGGLDSMKSNSNARDSDEGSEDDEGSPSGESRMRCVLCTTAAA, encoded by the exons atgtCGTCCGCCGCGCGGCGCGCCCACCACCCGTCGCTTGTGAACGGGGACGGGGAGTACGggccggaggacgaggaggaggaggacgaggaggagggggagccggaggaggagccgcGGCTCAAGTACCAGCGCCTGGGCGGGAGCGTGCCGGCGATCCTCTCCaccgacgccgccgccgccatcgccgtCACCGACCGCGCCGTCCTGCTCGGCACCCACGACGGCACCCTCCACATCCTCGACTTCCAGGGCAACCAG TCAAAGGAAATCAAGGCTCACACAGCAACCGTTAATGACATCAGTTTTGAAGATCGTGAATATATAGGAAGCTGCTCAGATGACGGCACAGTAGTCATAAGCAACCTCTTCACTGATGATAAACTCAAGTTTGAGTACCATCGCCCCATGAAAGCAATTGCTTTGGACCCTCAGTATTCCCGGAGCAACAATAGATTTGCTACAGGTGGTCTAGCAGGTCAAGTACTTGTGCTGACAAAGAGTCGCTGGGTATCAGGCTATAACAAAAAG GTTCTGCGTGAGGGTGAAGGACCAATCCATTCTATGAAGTGGAGGACAGATCTTCTTGCCTGGGCTAATGATGCAGGGGTGAAAGTGCATGATATGAAGACGGACAGAGGAATTGCATTCATAGAGAAACCAAAAGGAATTCCTCGGCCGGAAGTTTTACTTCCTCACTTGGTCTGGCAG GATGATACAGTTTTAGTTATTGGGTGGGGAACAAGTGTCAAGATTGCTGCAATTCGAACCGATTTATCTCAAGGACTCAATGGAATGCAAAGGAGTGTTTCCGCAGCAAGTTCTGAGAAGTATGTTGATATTGTGGGCTCTTTCCAAACAGGCTACCACATATCTGGGATTGCTCCATTTGGCGATCTTTTAGTCATGCTTGCTTATATCCCTGAAGAGGATGAGAGAGATAAAAAAAACAATACTTCTGTTTCTTCACGTCAG GGAACAGCGCAGCGTCCAGAAATACATCTTGTATCATGGAAAAATGATGTTCTTACTACTGACGCTCTGCCTATTCATGGTTATGAGCACTATAAGGCAAAGGATTACACTCTCGCTCACGCCCCTTTCTCAG GAAGCAGCAATGCAGGTGGACAATGGGCTGCTGGCGATGAACCTCTGTATTACATCGTTTCTCCTAAGGATATTGTGGTAGCAAAGCCAAG AGATACCGAAGACCATATTGCGTGGCTTCTACAACATGGTTGGCATGAAAAGGCATTGGCTGCAGTTGAAGCAGGACAAGGGAGAACTGAGCTTCTTGATGAG GTGGGCACAAGATACCTTGATCACTTGATAATTGAAAGAAAATATGCTGAAGCAGCACAACTCTGCCCAAAGTTACTGCGAGGATCTCCTTCAGCGTGGGAGAG GTGGGTCTTTCACTTTGCTCATCTCCGCCAGCTTCCTGTGTTGATCCCTTACATACCCATAGAGAATCCACAGCTGAGTGATACTGCTTATGAG GTTGCTCTTGTAGCTTTAACTACCAATGGGACCTTCCACGAACTTCTGTTGACTACAATAAAAAGTTGGCCACCTACATTATACTCTGCCTCACCAGTTATATCTGCTATTGAGCCACAGCTCAATTCCTCATCGATGACTAACTCATTAAAAGAG GCTTTAGCTGAGCTATACGTGATCAACGGTCAGTATGAAAAGGGCCTTTTTCTCTTCGCTGAA TTGCTGAAGCCTGAAGTATTTGAGTTTATCGAGAAGCACAATTTGCATGATGCCATTCATGATAAG GTTGTCAATCTTATGTTATTGGATAGTAAAAGAGCAGTCCACCTATTGATCCAACATCGTGATATCATTCCCCCGTATGAAGTCGTGGAGCAATTGTTGCATGCGAGTAAAAGCTGCGACAAAAAATATCTGTTGCATCAGTATTTGCATGCTTTGTTTGAGGTAGACATACATGCTGGAAAGGATTATCATGATATGCAG GTGGAGCTTTATGCGGATTATGAGCCAAGGATGTTACTACCCTTCCTTCGTACCAGCCAGCATTACAGGCTTGACAAG GCATATGAAATATTTGCACAAAAAGAATTTGTCAAGGAGCAAGTTTTTGTTCTTGGTCGTATGGGAAATGCTAAGGAAGCGCTTTCTACAATTATAAACAAACTGGAAGACATACAGGAG GCCGTTGAATTTGTTACGGAGCAACATGATGATGAATTATGGGACGAACTGATAAGACAGTGCCTCCAAAAGCCTGAAATG GTTGGGATGCTGTTGGAACATACTGTCGGCAATCTTGACCCTCTGTACATTGTCAGTTTGGTTCCAGATGGGCTAGAAATACCCAA ATTGCGGGATCGCCTTGTGAAAATAGTGACAGATTATCGAACAGAGACATCACTGAGGCATGGATGCAACGATATACTAAAG GCCGATTGTGTTAATCTTTTGGTCAAATACTACCATGAGGCCCGACGTGGAGTCTGCATGGCAAGCATGGACGAGGAGGCACAAGTAGCCAGAGTCAATGAAGGATCTTCGCGAACAGGCGACAGATCGTCGAGTTTACGTAATCTAGAGATCAAATCCAGAACTCGATGCGGCGCTCGATGCTGCCTGTGCTTCGACCCTCTGTCCATCCAGGACATGTCGTTCATCGTGTTCTATTGCTGCCACGCCTATCATCAGTCCTGCCTCGAAGGCGGGCTAGACTCGATGAAATCAAACAGCAACGCCCGGGACAGCGACGAGGGTTCGGAGGACGACGAGGGTTCCCCCTCGGGCGAGTCCAGAATGCGCTGTGTGCTGTGCACCACAGCTGCCGCATAA
- the LOC123428380 gene encoding ubiquinone biosynthesis protein COQ4 homolog, mitochondrial: MLAARVSLKGWQQAAVAVGSAFGALLDPKRADLIAALGETTGKPAFERVLQRMNNSAQGREILLERPRVISTQVSRAWDMPENTFGAAYAQFMGSRNFSPDDRPPVRFMETDDLAFVATRAREVHDFWHVLFGLPTNLIGETALKVIEFEQMFLPMCMFSVVGGSARFNEKQRKLFFQHYFPWATKAGVRATDLMSVYYEKHFHEDLGEVRKNWGIVPCPDPKTSSNA; encoded by the exons ATGTTGGCGGCGCGTGTTAGCCTCAAGGGCTGGCAGCAGGCGGCGGTCGCGGTCGGCTCGGCGTTCGGGGCCTTGCTTGATCCTAAGAGAGCTGACCTGATTGCTGCGCTTGGGGAGACCACCGGGAAGCCGGCGTTCGAGCGTGTGCTCCAGCGCATGAACAACAGCGCCCAAGGCAGG GAAATTCTTTTGGAGCGTCCTCGGGTTATATCCACGCAGGTTTCTCGCGCCTGGGACATGCCCGAGAACACGTTTGGTGCCGCCTATGCCCAGTTCATGGGATCAAGGAACTTCTCGCCGGACGACCGCCCACCAGTTCGCTTCATGGAGACCGACGACCTCGCCTTCGTAGCGACCCGTGCCCGTGAGGTGCACGACTTCTGGCACGTGCTGTTTGGCCTCCCAACCAACCTGATCGGTGAGACTGCCCTCAAGGTGATCGAGTTTGAGCAGATGTTCCTCCCGATGTGCATGTTCTCCGTCGTCGGGGGCTCCGCGAGGTTCAACGAGAAACAGAGGAAGCTGTTCTTCCAGCACTATTTCCCATGGGCGACCAAGGCGGGTGTCAGGGCCACTGATCTGATGTCCGTGTACTATGAGAAGCACTTCCATGAAGATCTGGGGGAGGTGAGGAAAAACTGGGGGATCGTCCCGTGCCCGGATCCCAAAACGAGCAGCAATGCTTAG
- the LOC123428379 gene encoding small glutamine-rich tetratricopeptide repeat-containing protein 2 has product MAMAVAGSHSLGCAIRPPRRRGPRAAAEAVEVRVRVCTNRTCARQGGREVLAALEGLSPPSPRVGVASCGCLGRCGSGPNVGASVPGRGNAVFGHVGTAARAAQLLEHLLGAAEFDAAAGLAALALRQKAEAAVADADAEALFTESIAVGAPGGLHLAYGGRCKARIAIGDTAGALADAEEAIRIAPRFPQSHLSRGDALFAMGEYHSSEDAYAHALDLDPSIRRSKSFKARLERLREKLVTVSSSSP; this is encoded by the exons ATGGCGATGGCCGTGGCGGGTTCCCACTCCCTCGGCTGCGCCATCCGGCCGCCGCGCCGGAGAGGTCCGCGCGCTGCGGCGGAGGCGGTGGAGGTACGGGTACGGGTCTGCACGAACCGCACGTGCGCGCGGCAGGGCGGGCGCGAGGTGCTCGCGGCGCTCGAGGGCCTCTCCCCGCCGTCGCCGCGCGTCGGCGTGGCGTCCTGCGGGTGCCTGGGCCGCTGCGGGTCCGGGCCCAACGTCGGCGCCTCcgtccctggccgcggcaacgccGTGTTCGGCCACGTGGGCACGGCGGCCCGCGCCGCGCAGCTCCTGGAGCACCTCCTCGGCGCCGCCGAGTTCGACGCCGCCGCGGGGCTCGCCGCGCTCGCCCTACGGCAGAAGGCCGAGGCCGCCGTCGCCGACGCGGACGCGGAGGCCCTCTTCACCGAG AGCATTGCAGTGGGTGCTCCCGGTGGACTGCATCTGGCCTACGGAGGCAG GTGTAAGGCGAGGATAGCGATTGGGGACACCGCCGGCGCGCTCGCGGATGCCGAGGAAGCCATTAGGATAGCTCCCAGATTTCCTCAG TCTCACTTGTCGCGAGGGGATGCATTATTTGCAATGGGAGAGTACCATTCTTCAGAGGATGCTTATGCACATGCCTTGGATCTCGACCCATCTATTCGTCGCTCCAAGTCCTTCAAG GCCCGCTTGGAAAGGCTACGGGAGAAGCTTGTCACTGTCagtagtagttcaccatag